ATTTAATGCAATAGTAATAGCTGTCTTTTTACCATTTATACTTGCATGGACTTTACCTGCGTTATATAAAGTATTTAAACAGAGGATTGGCTGGATTTCGGCACTTATAGCATTTACGTGTTTTGCGCTGAATACTCAGGTAATCCCGTACGCTATGGCAGGTACTCCTGTAAAGGGTTCGTTTACCTGGTTACCGGCAGCGGGTCTATCCTTAGACTTTTACGGAGACGGCATGGCTGTTCTCCTGGCATTAATCGTTTCAGGCATTGGTGTTATCATCATGTCTTATTCAAATGGTTATATGTCCACAAAGGAAGACCTGCCAAGGTATTACCAGTGGCTCTTACTCTTTATGGGTGCAATGCTGGGTATTGCCTATACAGACAATACGATCCAGATGTTTATTTTCTGGGAACTGACTAGTATAACATCTTTTATGCTTATCGGATACTGGAGAGAAAGACCAGAATCCGTATATGGCGCAACCAAAGCCTTTCTGGTAACTGCCGGTGGCGGACTTTTCATGTTCGCAGGCTTCCTGATGCTCAGGGTCATTACAGGCACTTATGCGATCTCTGAACTGGCTCAGAGTTCTGAACTCCTTGGAGTTCTCCACGGAAGCAACTTATACGTTGCAACTCTGATCCTGATCTTCATAGGGGCTGCTTCCAAATCAGCACAGGGGCCGTTCTATATTTGGCTGCCCAATGCTATGGAAGCTCCGACTCCTGTGAGCGCGTTCCTCCACTCGGCTACAATGGTCAAGGCTGGTGTCTATCTGGTTGCAAGGCTGCACCCTATCCTTTCGGGAACCCCCGAATGGCTTGTCCTGGTTGCCGGGACAGGGATGATCACCATGGTTATGGCGGGCTTCATGGCTTTCCGGCAGACGGATATCAAAGCCATCCTGGCGTACTCGACAATCAGCCAGCTGGCCTACCTGATGACCATGTATGGTTATAGTACGGCTGAACACCCGGGACTGGGCTTTGCGGCAGCAACCTTCCACATGTTGAACCACTCTACCTTCAAAGCTACCCTCTTCCTTGTGGCAGGTATCGTGGCTCACGAGACGACAACCCGAGATATCCGAAAATTGGGTGGGTTGCGTAAGGAAATGCCAAAAACGTTCATAGTTGCGGTGATCGCAGCAGCTTCAATGGCTGGTGTTCCTCCACTCAACGGGTTCCTTAGCAAGGAAATGTTCTATGAAACATCCCTTGAGATAGGTGAGCTGGTTTCAGAAACTTATGGAGGACCGTGGGCTATTGTCTTCCCGGCTGTTGCAGTGGCAGGTGGTGTATTCACCCTTATGTATTCTATCAGACTGATAGACGGGATCTTCCTCGGAGAGAGGACCCACGACCATGATGTTCCTCACCACGTGCACGAAGCTCCCTGGGTTATGCTGGCTCCGGCAGTTTTCCTTGTAGGTCTGATCATCTTCTTCGGGCTCTACCCCAAGTTCCCAATCGAA
The Methanosarcina sp. WWM596 DNA segment above includes these coding regions:
- the mbhE gene encoding hydrogen gas-evolving membrane-bound hydrogenase subunit E, encoding MDPFNAIVIAVFLPFILAWTLPALYKVFKQRIGWISALIAFTCFALNTQVIPYAMAGTPVKGSFTWLPAAGLSLDFYGDGMAVLLALIVSGIGVIIMSYSNGYMSTKEDLPRYYQWLLLFMGAMLGIAYTDNTIQMFIFWELTSITSFMLIGYWRERPESVYGATKAFLVTAGGGLFMFAGFLMLRVITGTYAISELAQSSELLGVLHGSNLYVATLILIFIGAASKSAQGPFYIWLPNAMEAPTPVSAFLHSATMVKAGVYLVARLHPILSGTPEWLVLVAGTGMITMVMAGFMAFRQTDIKAILAYSTISQLAYLMTMYGYSTAEHPGLGFAAATFHMLNHSTFKATLFLVAGIVAHETTTRDIRKLGGLRKEMPKTFIVAVIAAASMAGVPPLNGFLSKEMFYETSLEIGELVSETYGGPWAIVFPAVAVAGGVFTLMYSIRLIDGIFLGERTHDHDVPHHVHEAPWVMLAPAVFLVGLIIFFGLYPKFPIETLIQPAYSGLVPNADHLHVALWHGVTTPLLMTIATFAIGIVLYKFYDSLAAWQNSFNDKLPWISTNYWYDATVNNARDITHKFAAITQPGPIGVYIKMTLLFMGFLIFWPVYKFGIGMGIGIGNILPAGINYAAQPYEIVLYALMILAALGAAVLPKYLPAVISLSELGFLVALLYVYLKAPDLAMTQVCVETLSTIIFILVVMKVPQKFKEPMPAGKVLVNLLLSGVVSFGVLAVMLNANIGVLAPFETFNYYFIEKALEMTGGLNVVNVIVVDFRGYDTIGEISVLSLAALGVYSLILSRAKKVKGGKE